A single window of Usitatibacter rugosus DNA harbors:
- the lnt gene encoding apolipoprotein N-acyltransferase, which translates to MTPPAAAPSRAAAARIVARGLLLPLVAGAACVFGFAPFHAWIVPMLALAVLFHAWTASGSALQASLTGFAFGLGYFLAGVSWVYVSLHVYGAMPAVLAAIATFLFCAYLAIFPALAGWLAWSLARRSPWRLFVAMPAAFVLMEWLRGWLFSGFPWLNLGTSQAPASPLAGFAPVVGAYGVSLAVAAVAALCVALVRSDAWSRSRFALLGGLVAILAVGGLLRLVEWTVPAGPPVTMALLQGNVPQNLKFRDETRAKTLIEYREMIRNANARVVVLPETALPAFLDRLPPGYLDELKAHALEAKKDILLGALERTFSGERFAYYNSVVRLGDGAPQSFRKRHLVPFGEFIPWGFRWVLDILHIPLTDFSRGEASQPPLVAAGTAFGVTVCYEDIFGEELVNQLPEARILLNVSNTAWFGESLASDQHLQSSQMRSLEMGRWSARATNTGVTAVVDERGRVVSRLAQFTAGTLVESVVPRTGSTPFVYGGNAPALLAVFALLAAAAWRRRRP; encoded by the coding sequence GTGACCCCGCCCGCGGCGGCGCCGTCGCGCGCCGCCGCGGCGCGCATCGTGGCGCGCGGCCTGCTGCTGCCGCTCGTCGCCGGTGCCGCATGCGTCTTCGGCTTCGCGCCGTTCCACGCGTGGATCGTCCCGATGCTCGCCCTGGCGGTCCTCTTCCATGCGTGGACCGCGAGCGGCTCGGCCCTGCAGGCTTCGCTCACGGGCTTCGCGTTCGGACTCGGCTATTTCCTCGCCGGCGTCTCCTGGGTCTACGTGAGCCTGCACGTCTATGGCGCGATGCCGGCGGTGCTCGCGGCCATCGCGACCTTCCTGTTCTGCGCGTACCTCGCGATCTTCCCGGCGCTGGCGGGGTGGCTCGCGTGGAGCCTCGCGCGGCGCTCGCCGTGGCGCCTGTTCGTCGCCATGCCGGCGGCCTTCGTGCTGATGGAGTGGCTGCGCGGATGGCTCTTCAGCGGATTTCCCTGGCTCAACCTCGGCACGTCGCAGGCGCCCGCGAGCCCGCTGGCGGGCTTTGCACCCGTGGTCGGCGCCTACGGGGTCTCGCTCGCGGTGGCCGCCGTGGCGGCGCTCTGCGTGGCGCTCGTCCGAAGCGACGCGTGGTCGCGCAGCCGCTTCGCGTTGCTGGGCGGCTTGGTCGCGATCCTCGCCGTGGGCGGGCTGCTCCGGCTGGTGGAGTGGACGGTGCCGGCCGGCCCGCCCGTCACGATGGCGCTGTTGCAGGGCAACGTGCCCCAGAACCTCAAGTTCCGCGACGAGACGCGGGCGAAGACGCTGATCGAGTACCGCGAGATGATTCGCAACGCGAACGCGCGTGTCGTGGTGCTGCCGGAGACCGCGCTGCCCGCGTTCCTCGATCGCCTGCCGCCGGGCTACCTCGACGAGCTGAAGGCCCACGCGCTCGAGGCGAAGAAGGACATCCTGCTGGGCGCGCTGGAGCGCACGTTCTCGGGCGAGCGCTTCGCCTACTACAACAGCGTCGTGCGCCTCGGAGACGGGGCGCCGCAGTCGTTCCGCAAGCGCCACCTCGTGCCTTTTGGCGAGTTCATCCCGTGGGGCTTCCGCTGGGTGCTCGACATCCTGCACATCCCGCTCACCGATTTCTCGCGCGGCGAGGCCTCGCAGCCGCCGCTGGTCGCTGCCGGCACCGCATTCGGCGTGACCGTCTGCTACGAGGACATCTTCGGCGAGGAGCTGGTGAACCAGCTTCCGGAGGCGCGAATCCTCCTCAACGTGAGCAACACCGCGTGGTTCGGCGAATCGCTCGCCTCCGACCAGCACCTCCAGTCCTCGCAGATGCGTTCCCTCGAGATGGGCCGCTGGTCGGCGCGTGCGACGAACACCGGTGTCACCGCCGTCGTCGACGAGCGCGGCCGGGTCGTGTCGCGGCTGGCGCAATTCACGGCGGGGACGCTGGTCGAATCGGTGGTTCCGCGGACGGGATCCACGCCCTTCGTGTACGGGGGCAACGCTCCCGCGCTGCTGGCCGTCTTTGCCCTGCTGGCCGCGGCCGCGTGGCGACGGCGCCGGCCCTAG
- a CDS encoding class I SAM-dependent methyltransferase — protein MAQVAPVRRPYAWQSCLDVEGQDVGHYLDYVNQPLLGIISGEPRRVLELGCAGGRFGQELKLRYPGATVVGIEAGRAAAALAATRIDRVICSRIEDIDFAAEGLKEGEFDTLVAADVFEHLVNPWDALVRARTLLAPGAQLVASIPNARNLMVVEALVCAGRYPYAERGLLDITHLRFFTLIEIVRMFEETGFRVEGHASTVSPPLVAWHREHRGRAPAKVDVGRMSLSNVTSAEIDELCAEVFLVRARRAESA, from the coding sequence ATGGCGCAAGTCGCACCGGTTCGGCGTCCCTACGCGTGGCAGTCGTGCCTCGACGTCGAGGGGCAGGACGTGGGGCACTACCTCGATTACGTGAACCAGCCGCTGCTCGGGATCATCTCGGGCGAGCCTCGGCGCGTGCTCGAGCTGGGCTGCGCGGGCGGCCGTTTCGGCCAGGAGCTGAAGCTTCGGTACCCGGGCGCGACCGTCGTCGGTATCGAGGCCGGCCGCGCCGCCGCCGCGCTCGCCGCCACGCGCATCGACCGCGTGATCTGCTCGCGCATCGAGGATATCGACTTCGCCGCCGAGGGCCTGAAGGAAGGCGAGTTCGACACCCTGGTCGCCGCGGACGTGTTCGAGCACCTCGTGAACCCGTGGGATGCGCTGGTTCGCGCCCGCACGCTGCTCGCGCCGGGGGCGCAGCTCGTGGCGAGCATTCCGAACGCACGCAACCTCATGGTGGTCGAGGCCCTGGTCTGCGCGGGCCGCTATCCCTACGCCGAGCGTGGGCTGCTCGACATCACGCACCTGCGCTTCTTCACGCTGATCGAGATCGTGCGCATGTTCGAGGAGACGGGCTTCCGTGTCGAAGGTCACGCCTCGACCGTCTCGCCGCCGCTGGTGGCGTGGCATCGCGAGCACCGCGGCCGCGCGCCGGCGAAGGTCGACGTGGGCCGGATGTCGCTCTCGAACGTCACGTCCGCGGAGATCGACGAGCTCTGCGCCGAGGTATTCCTGGTGCGGGCGCGCCGCGCCGAATCCGCCTAG
- the glyQ gene encoding glycine--tRNA ligase subunit alpha, whose translation MVTFQQLVLRLQDYWAAQGCAILQPYDMEVGAGTSHTATFLRSLGPEPWRAGYVQPSRRPKDGRYGENPNRLQHYYQFQVVLKPSPPEILDLYLGSLTAVGFDLGKNDVRFVEDDWENPTLGAWGLGWEVWMNGMEITQFTYFQQVGGLDCKPITGEITYGLERLAMYLQGVENVYDLVWTEWEENGKTRRLSYGDVYHQNEVEQSTYNFEQSDAKVLFQHFGDHEAAAKHLMEKALALPAYDQVLKAAHMFNLLDARGAISVTERAAYIGRIRNLAKAVALSYFESRERLGFPMLAKDAA comes from the coding sequence ATGGTGACCTTCCAGCAGTTGGTCCTGCGCCTCCAGGATTACTGGGCCGCGCAGGGCTGCGCGATCCTCCAGCCCTACGACATGGAAGTGGGCGCGGGCACGTCGCACACCGCGACCTTCCTGCGCTCGCTCGGGCCGGAGCCGTGGCGTGCCGGGTACGTGCAGCCCTCGCGCCGCCCGAAGGATGGCCGCTACGGCGAGAACCCCAATCGCCTCCAGCACTACTACCAGTTCCAGGTGGTCCTGAAGCCCTCGCCGCCGGAGATCCTCGATCTCTACCTGGGCTCGCTCACTGCGGTGGGGTTCGACCTCGGCAAGAACGACGTGCGCTTCGTCGAGGACGACTGGGAGAACCCGACGCTGGGCGCCTGGGGCCTGGGCTGGGAAGTGTGGATGAACGGCATGGAGATCACGCAGTTCACCTATTTCCAGCAGGTGGGCGGCCTCGACTGCAAGCCGATCACCGGCGAGATCACGTACGGCCTCGAGCGACTCGCGATGTACCTGCAGGGCGTGGAGAACGTGTACGACCTCGTGTGGACGGAATGGGAGGAGAACGGCAAGACGCGCCGCCTCTCGTACGGGGACGTGTATCACCAGAACGAGGTCGAGCAGTCCACGTACAACTTCGAGCAGTCCGACGCGAAGGTGCTCTTCCAGCACTTCGGTGACCACGAGGCGGCGGCCAAGCACCTGATGGAGAAGGCGCTCGCGTTGCCCGCCTACGACCAGGTCCTCAAGGCCGCGCACATGTTCAACCTGCTCGATGCACGCGGGGCGATCTCCGTCACGGAGCGCGCGGCGTACATCGGGCGCATCCGCAACCTCGCCAAGGCGGTGGCGCTCAGCTATTTCGAATCGCGCGAACGCCTCGGCTTCCCGATGCTCGCGAAGGACGCCGCATGA
- the glyS gene encoding glycine--tRNA ligase subunit beta, which produces MSAPLLVELVCEELPPKALARLGAAFAQGIRDGLAKRGLLEEPSDALLFATPRRLAMGLRAVREASEPRALEVKLMPVSVGLDANGKPTPALEKKLQAQGLAGIDPSRFKRRVDGKAETLFVDTTTAPMPLAEALQGALDEAIAQLPIPKLMSYQLADGKTTVHFVRPAHALVALHGDTVVPVRALGLQSGRETRGHRFQGASRITLARADDYERALGEEGGVIASFARRRTAIQQQLDAAAKQHAGSLGPAGSYDALLDEVTALVEMPTVYAGAFETEFLSVPAECLTLTMRQNQKYFPLFDAAGKLTNRFLIVSNMKLADPVNIVQGNERVVRPRLADARFFFDTDRKTRLADRAPQLATIVYHNKLGTQLERVERMRRLASAIQAMLPRGALGKSYADRAALLAKADLVTLMVGEFPELQGIMGKYYAEADGEEPSVVRAIEQHYWPRFAGDELPVGDVSIALALADKLESLVGLFGIGQVPTGDKDPFGLRRAALGVLRILSEKPEAKDLDLGALLQEAFAGFPAGKLAAETVAQVHAFMLDRLRSMLRDKGYDANEVEAVLAGNPTRVKQVWDRIEAVKAFRALPDAEALAAANKRIQNILRKSEGYGAVDFALLQLPEEKKLRATLTDVASRADDLFAKNDFTGTLTALAAIRADVDAFFDKVLVNAEDPKLRAARLGLLSDLGGVMNKVADISKLSA; this is translated from the coding sequence ATGAGCGCCCCGCTGCTGGTCGAGCTCGTCTGCGAGGAGCTGCCGCCCAAGGCGCTGGCCCGGCTGGGCGCGGCGTTCGCGCAGGGCATCCGCGACGGCCTCGCGAAGCGCGGCCTGCTGGAAGAGCCGAGCGATGCGCTCCTCTTCGCGACACCCCGCCGGCTTGCGATGGGCCTGCGCGCGGTTCGCGAGGCCTCGGAGCCCAGGGCGCTCGAGGTGAAGCTGATGCCGGTGTCGGTCGGCCTCGATGCGAACGGCAAGCCCACGCCCGCGCTCGAGAAGAAGCTGCAGGCCCAGGGGCTCGCGGGCATCGACCCGTCGCGCTTCAAGCGCCGCGTGGACGGCAAGGCGGAGACGCTCTTCGTCGACACGACGACGGCGCCGATGCCGCTCGCCGAGGCGCTGCAGGGCGCGCTCGACGAGGCGATCGCGCAGCTGCCCATCCCCAAGTTGATGAGCTACCAGCTCGCCGACGGCAAGACCACGGTCCATTTCGTGCGGCCCGCGCATGCGCTGGTGGCATTGCACGGCGACACGGTTGTTCCGGTTCGCGCGCTCGGCCTGCAGTCGGGTCGCGAGACGCGCGGCCACCGCTTCCAGGGTGCGTCGCGCATCACGCTCGCTCGCGCGGACGACTATGAGCGTGCGTTGGGCGAGGAGGGCGGCGTGATCGCCTCCTTCGCGCGCCGCCGCACCGCGATCCAGCAGCAGCTCGACGCGGCCGCGAAGCAGCACGCCGGATCGCTCGGCCCCGCGGGCAGCTACGACGCGCTGCTGGACGAGGTGACGGCGCTGGTCGAGATGCCGACCGTGTACGCGGGTGCGTTCGAGACCGAGTTCCTCTCGGTGCCGGCGGAGTGCCTCACGCTCACGATGCGGCAGAACCAGAAGTATTTCCCGCTCTTCGACGCGGCCGGGAAGCTCACGAACCGCTTCCTCATCGTGAGCAACATGAAGCTCGCCGATCCCGTGAACATCGTGCAGGGCAACGAGCGGGTCGTGCGCCCGCGCCTCGCGGACGCGCGCTTCTTCTTCGACACCGACCGCAAGACCAGGCTCGCGGATCGCGCGCCGCAGCTGGCCACGATCGTCTATCACAACAAGCTTGGCACGCAGCTGGAGCGCGTGGAGCGCATGCGGCGTCTCGCCTCCGCGATCCAGGCGATGCTGCCGCGCGGAGCGCTCGGCAAGTCGTACGCCGACCGCGCCGCCCTGCTCGCCAAGGCCGACCTCGTCACGCTGATGGTGGGCGAGTTCCCCGAGCTGCAGGGCATCATGGGCAAGTACTACGCGGAGGCCGACGGCGAGGAACCCTCCGTCGTGCGCGCGATCGAGCAGCACTACTGGCCGCGCTTCGCGGGCGACGAGCTGCCGGTGGGCGACGTGAGCATCGCGCTCGCGCTCGCGGACAAGCTCGAGTCCCTCGTGGGCCTCTTCGGCATCGGCCAGGTGCCCACGGGCGACAAGGATCCTTTCGGCTTGCGCCGCGCCGCGCTCGGCGTGCTGCGCATCCTGTCGGAGAAGCCGGAGGCGAAGGACCTCGACCTCGGAGCGCTGCTGCAGGAAGCGTTCGCGGGATTCCCCGCGGGCAAGCTCGCCGCCGAGACGGTCGCGCAAGTGCACGCGTTCATGCTCGATCGTCTTCGTTCGATGCTGCGCGACAAGGGCTACGACGCGAACGAGGTGGAAGCCGTGCTGGCGGGCAACCCCACGCGCGTGAAGCAGGTGTGGGATCGCATCGAGGCCGTGAAGGCGTTCCGCGCGCTTCCCGATGCCGAGGCGCTCGCCGCGGCCAACAAGCGCATCCAGAACATCCTTCGCAAGTCCGAGGGCTACGGGGCGGTGGATTTCGCGCTGTTGCAGCTCCCGGAGGAGAAGAAGCTGCGCGCCACGCTGACCGACGTCGCGTCGCGGGCCGACGACCTCTTCGCGAAGAACGACTTCACCGGGACGCTCACGGCACTCGCCGCCATCCGCGCGGATGTCGATGCGTTCTTCGACAAGGTGCTGGTGAACGCCGAGGATCCGAAGCTTCGCGCGGCGCGCCTGGGCCTGCTCTCCGACCTGGGCGGCGTGATGAACAAGGTCGCCGACATCTCGAAGCTCTCCGCATGA
- the gmhB gene encoding D-glycero-beta-D-manno-heptose 1,7-bisphosphate 7-phosphatase, which produces MKLVILDRDGVINYDSPQYIKSPAEWRPLPGSIEAIARLSQDGFRIAVATNQSGIGRGLFDMATLNAMNDKMMEMVFRQGGRIDALFFCPHTAEENCNCRKPKTGMYEEIASRFHTELKGVPCIGDGLRDLEAADAVGAQPILVLTGKGKKTQSDGKLPRKTLVFDDLADAVKHLTAPHS; this is translated from the coding sequence ATGAAGCTCGTCATCCTCGACCGCGACGGCGTCATCAACTACGACAGCCCGCAGTACATCAAGTCGCCGGCCGAGTGGCGTCCGCTGCCGGGCTCGATCGAGGCGATCGCGCGGCTGTCGCAGGATGGCTTCCGCATCGCGGTGGCGACGAACCAGTCGGGCATCGGCCGCGGCCTCTTCGACATGGCGACGCTGAACGCCATGAACGACAAGATGATGGAGATGGTCTTCCGCCAGGGCGGGCGTATCGACGCGCTCTTCTTCTGCCCCCACACGGCCGAGGAGAACTGCAACTGCCGCAAGCCCAAGACCGGCATGTATGAGGAGATCGCCTCGCGCTTCCATACCGAGCTGAAGGGCGTGCCCTGCATCGGTGACGGCCTGCGCGACCTCGAGGCCGCCGATGCCGTGGGCGCCCAGCCGATCCTCGTGCTGACCGGCAAGGGCAAGAAGACGCAGTCCGACGGGAAGCTCCCGCGCAAGACGCTCGTGTTCGACGATCTCGCCGACGCCGTGAAGCACCTCACCGCGCCGCATTCATGA
- a CDS encoding lysophospholipid acyltransferase family protein has protein sequence MTGFRSALFLVLAVLVTVPFGFAVPLAGLLGYRPGCATAKLYAACVIWLARLCCGIRWEIEGQENIPERPVIFMAKHQSAWETVFMQATFPPQCWIVKKQLLWLPFVGWGLMGIRAIPIDRSSGTSARDQIVEKGAKRMAQGMCVSIFPEGTRIAVGKRGRYGLGGALLAAKTGAPVVPIAHNAGEYWGRYAFRKHAGTVRVIIGKPIETAGRDAPSINRELEEWIEARMREMNPERYADA, from the coding sequence ATGACGGGGTTTCGCTCCGCACTTTTCCTCGTGCTCGCGGTGCTGGTCACCGTGCCCTTCGGATTCGCGGTGCCGCTGGCCGGCCTCCTCGGCTACCGGCCGGGCTGCGCCACCGCCAAGCTCTACGCGGCGTGCGTCATCTGGCTCGCGCGCCTGTGCTGCGGCATCCGCTGGGAGATCGAGGGCCAGGAGAACATCCCCGAGCGCCCGGTGATCTTCATGGCCAAGCACCAGTCGGCGTGGGAAACGGTCTTCATGCAGGCCACGTTCCCGCCGCAATGCTGGATCGTGAAGAAGCAACTGCTGTGGCTGCCGTTCGTGGGTTGGGGCCTGATGGGCATCCGCGCGATCCCGATCGACCGCTCGAGCGGTACCTCGGCGCGCGACCAGATCGTCGAGAAGGGCGCGAAGCGCATGGCACAGGGCATGTGCGTCTCCATCTTCCCCGAGGGCACGCGCATCGCGGTGGGCAAGCGCGGGCGCTACGGCCTCGGCGGTGCGCTGCTCGCGGCCAAGACCGGCGCTCCCGTGGTCCCCATCGCGCACAATGCCGGCGAGTATTGGGGGCGCTATGCGTTCCGAAAGCACGCCGGCACCGTTCGCGTGATCATCGGCAAGCCCATCGAAACGGCGGGACGCGATGCCCCGTCCATCAACCGCGAGCTCGAGGAGTGGATCGAGGCCCGCATGCGCGAGATGAATCCGGAACGCTATGCCGACGCGTGA
- a CDS encoding M48 family metallopeptidase, whose amino-acid sequence MPTRELVSRDLRRLLLGGVEVDYVLVRRRGRRGVGLKVDPAGLTVNAPLTVSVASIESYLRASERWIAKKLAEWGERKTPEASWADGAPLPYLGRSLTLRLAGTGRARAELEGDELYVTIPASSNDAVRKGVIGWYKRAALVHLAGRTYSIARDSGLPMPTVFLSSALARWGSCNSKREIRFTWRLVKAPPAIVDYVVCHELAHLRHMNHSPAFWAEVERLCPGHKRLRSELEATDHLYRSF is encoded by the coding sequence ATGCCGACGCGTGAGCTCGTCTCGCGCGACCTTCGCCGCCTGCTGCTGGGAGGTGTCGAAGTCGACTACGTCCTCGTCCGCCGCCGCGGGCGCCGTGGCGTGGGCCTCAAGGTGGATCCTGCCGGCCTGACCGTGAACGCACCGCTCACCGTCTCCGTCGCCAGCATCGAGAGCTACCTGCGCGCGAGCGAGCGCTGGATCGCGAAGAAGCTCGCCGAATGGGGCGAGCGCAAGACCCCCGAAGCGTCGTGGGCGGACGGAGCGCCGCTTCCGTACCTGGGTCGATCGCTCACGCTGCGCCTCGCGGGCACGGGACGTGCCCGCGCGGAGCTCGAAGGCGACGAGCTGTACGTGACCATTCCCGCGTCCTCCAACGACGCCGTGCGCAAAGGCGTGATCGGCTGGTACAAGCGAGCGGCGCTGGTCCACCTCGCGGGACGCACCTACTCCATCGCGCGCGACTCGGGGCTGCCCATGCCGACGGTGTTCCTCTCGTCGGCCCTCGCGCGCTGGGGCAGCTGCAACTCGAAGCGCGAGATCCGCTTCACGTGGCGCCTCGTGAAGGCCCCGCCCGCGATCGTCGACTACGTGGTGTGCCACGAGCTGGCCCACCTGCGCCACATGAACCATTCGCCCGCGTTCTGGGCCGAGGTCGAGCGCCTGTGCCCCGGGCACAAGCGGTTGCGCTCCGAGCTCGAAGCGACCGATCATCTCTACCGATCGTTCTGA
- the gloA gene encoding lactoylglutathione lyase, which produces MRMLHTMIRVGDLDKSVDFYTNVLGMKLLRRKDYPEGKFTLAFVGYGDEADHTVIELTHNWDTPKYDLGNGFGHLAVAVSDAYKACEDVKKRGGKVTREAGPMKHGTTVIAFVEDPDGYKIEFIQRS; this is translated from the coding sequence ATGAGAATGCTGCACACGATGATCCGCGTCGGCGACCTCGACAAGTCGGTCGACTTCTACACCAACGTGCTGGGCATGAAGCTGCTGCGCCGCAAGGACTATCCCGAGGGCAAGTTCACGCTCGCCTTCGTGGGCTACGGCGACGAGGCCGATCACACGGTGATCGAGCTCACGCACAACTGGGACACGCCGAAGTACGACCTCGGCAACGGCTTCGGCCATCTCGCCGTCGCGGTGTCCGACGCCTACAAGGCCTGCGAGGACGTGAAGAAGCGGGGCGGGAAGGTCACGCGCGAAGCCGGCCCGATGAAGCACGGCACCACCGTCATCGCATTCGTCGAGGATCCGGACGGCTACAAGATCGAGTTCATCCAGCGAAGCTGA
- a CDS encoding thiamine pyrophosphate-binding protein: MKRRGADLLAGELHSAGVRRVFTLSGNHVMSVFDAAIDAGIDLLHVRHEAAAVHMADAWARLTGEVGIAMVTGGPGHANAVSALYTAAMAESPVVLLSGHAPRMQLGRGAFQEMRQAEIAVPLCKASWMCASPAHVASDVAKAMAIARAGRPGPVHVSLPSDVLEADAGDVATAVQPAGASPAKIDAGPLLDRLAAARRPLILAGPASLTRSGRQRLAKLEEACGIPVIGMESPRGIADPSLGSFAQVLGEADCILLLGKRLDFTLKFGQAPAISAECIFLQVDPEAGEIVRTRRSVGARLEVDCVADVAVACDALRDESLLRSVPRSSWLGEVRAAVDYRPPEWSKATASVASRLHPVQALRPLQGFLDAYPDAVFVSDGGEFGQWAQACLHAPHRVINGVAGAIGPALPFALAARLAHPQAPVIAVMGDGTFGFHPAEIDTAVRYGLPFIAVVGNDARWNAEYQIQVREYGAARAAGTNLLPTRYDDVARAFGGHGEYVTSAEAMTPAVRRAIASRLPAVVNVMIEGLPAPDLARPA; this comes from the coding sequence ATGAAACGCCGCGGCGCCGATCTCCTCGCTGGCGAATTGCACTCCGCGGGCGTGCGGCGTGTCTTCACGCTTTCCGGCAACCACGTGATGTCGGTGTTCGATGCCGCGATCGACGCGGGCATCGACCTGCTGCACGTCCGTCACGAGGCGGCCGCCGTGCACATGGCGGACGCCTGGGCCAGGCTCACCGGCGAAGTCGGCATCGCGATGGTGACGGGCGGGCCGGGCCACGCCAATGCCGTCTCCGCGCTCTACACCGCCGCGATGGCCGAGTCGCCCGTCGTCCTGCTCTCGGGCCACGCGCCCCGCATGCAGCTCGGGCGCGGGGCCTTCCAGGAGATGCGCCAGGCGGAGATCGCCGTGCCGCTGTGCAAGGCGTCGTGGATGTGTGCATCGCCGGCCCACGTCGCGAGCGATGTCGCGAAGGCGATGGCCATCGCGCGCGCAGGGCGTCCCGGGCCGGTGCACGTGAGCCTGCCTTCCGATGTGCTCGAGGCGGACGCCGGCGATGTCGCGACAGCCGTGCAACCCGCCGGAGCGAGTCCCGCGAAGATCGATGCGGGGCCGCTGCTCGATCGCCTCGCCGCCGCGCGCCGCCCGTTGATCCTCGCGGGACCCGCGAGCCTCACCCGCTCCGGACGCCAACGCCTCGCCAAGCTCGAGGAAGCCTGCGGCATTCCCGTGATCGGCATGGAGAGTCCTCGCGGCATCGCCGACCCCAGCCTCGGGTCGTTTGCGCAAGTGCTGGGCGAGGCCGATTGCATCCTGCTGCTGGGCAAGCGCCTCGACTTCACGCTCAAGTTCGGACAGGCGCCCGCGATCTCCGCGGAGTGCATCTTCCTGCAGGTCGATCCCGAGGCGGGAGAGATCGTGCGCACGCGGCGCTCGGTGGGCGCGCGGCTGGAAGTGGATTGCGTCGCCGACGTCGCTGTTGCATGCGACGCACTTCGCGACGAGTCCCTGTTGCGGTCGGTGCCGCGTTCGTCGTGGCTCGGCGAGGTGCGCGCGGCCGTCGACTATCGGCCGCCCGAGTGGAGCAAGGCAACGGCGAGCGTCGCCTCGCGGCTGCATCCCGTGCAGGCCCTGCGGCCGCTGCAGGGTTTCCTCGACGCCTACCCGGATGCCGTGTTCGTTTCCGATGGCGGCGAGTTCGGACAGTGGGCGCAGGCTTGCCTGCACGCTCCGCATCGCGTGATCAACGGCGTGGCCGGCGCCATCGGTCCCGCGCTGCCCTTCGCGCTGGCGGCGCGCCTCGCGCACCCGCAGGCTCCGGTGATCGCGGTGATGGGCGACGGGACGTTCGGGTTCCATCCCGCGGAGATCGACACGGCGGTGCGCTACGGCCTGCCGTTCATCGCGGTCGTCGGCAACGACGCGCGCTGGAATGCCGAGTACCAGATCCAGGTGCGCGAGTACGGCGCGGCCCGCGCGGCAGGAACGAACCTGCTGCCGACTCGCTACGACGACGTCGCTCGCGCGTTCGGCGGCCATGGCGAGTACGTCACGAGCGCCGAGGCCATGACCCCGGCCGTGAGGCGGGCGATCGCGTCGCGCTTGCCCGCAGTCGTGAACGTGATGATCGAGGGGCTTCCGGCCCCGGACCTCGCGCGGCCCGCCTAG
- the rsmA gene encoding 16S rRNA (adenine(1518)-N(6)/adenine(1519)-N(6))-dimethyltransferase RsmA, whose protein sequence is MLPKPRKRFGQHFLTDRHYLSRIVAAIDPQREDTIVEIGPGPGALTTELAKRVERLHVIEIDRDLAAVLRQRYAPTQVVVHEGDVLEFDFTVLPSPLRVVGNLPYNISTPILFRVAEMAERIVDGVFMLQKEVVDRMVAAPDAEAYGRLSVMLQYRFAMESLLHVPPGAFTPPPKVDSAVVRMVPLGSDRLRAKDEGLFSRVVAAAFSQRRKTLRNALKPVGAPESFEKAGIDLGRRGETLSVAEFVALADVA, encoded by the coding sequence ATGCTCCCGAAGCCCCGCAAGCGCTTCGGCCAGCACTTCCTCACCGACCGGCACTATCTCTCGCGCATCGTCGCGGCCATCGACCCGCAGCGCGAGGACACGATCGTCGAGATCGGACCCGGGCCGGGCGCACTCACCACCGAGCTCGCGAAGCGCGTCGAGCGCCTGCACGTGATCGAGATCGACCGCGATCTCGCCGCCGTGCTGCGCCAGCGGTACGCACCCACGCAAGTGGTCGTCCACGAGGGCGACGTGCTCGAGTTCGATTTCACCGTGCTGCCTTCGCCGCTGCGCGTGGTGGGCAACCTTCCCTACAACATCTCGACGCCGATCCTGTTTCGCGTGGCCGAGATGGCCGAGCGCATCGTCGACGGCGTCTTCATGCTGCAGAAGGAAGTCGTGGACCGCATGGTCGCCGCCCCGGACGCGGAAGCCTACGGGCGGCTCTCGGTGATGCTGCAGTACCGCTTCGCGATGGAGTCGCTGCTGCACGTGCCGCCGGGCGCTTTCACGCCGCCGCCGAAAGTGGACTCCGCCGTCGTGCGCATGGTGCCGCTCGGAAGCGACCGGCTGCGCGCGAAGGACGAAGGGCTCTTCTCGCGCGTGGTCGCGGCCGCGTTCTCGCAACGGCGCAAGACGCTTCGCAACGCGTTGAAGCCCGTCGGGGCCCCGGAATCGTTCGAGAAGGCCGGCATCGACCTCGGCCGGCGCGGCGAGACGCTGTCGGTCGCCGAGTTCGTGGCACTCGCCGACGTCGCCTAG